The Amycolatopsis viridis genome window below encodes:
- a CDS encoding lysozyme, with protein MSAPQKRWWRCAASAAASAAVLVVGALAPAGAAPRTVDGMPTDDYVARYDHPMGSQIRRVEGDHSTPETQAIAGGDLVASVEGIDVSGHQGNVDWAGYWGQGKRFAYVKATEGTYYTNPYFAQQYNGSYNIGMIRGAYHFATPDNASGATQANYFVDHGGGWSGDGKTLPGAVDMEYNPYGSTCYGLSKGAMTGWIKDFSDTYHARTGRYPVIYTSTSWWSQCVDGAFATTNPLWVARYSSSVGALPYNWGFHTFWQYTSSPIDQNTFNGAYDRLQVLATARD; from the coding sequence ATGTCTGCTCCACAGAAGAGATGGTGGCGGTGCGCCGCGTCCGCCGCCGCGTCCGCCGCCGTGCTCGTGGTCGGCGCACTGGCCCCGGCCGGTGCGGCGCCACGCACCGTCGACGGGATGCCGACCGACGACTACGTCGCTCGTTACGACCACCCGATGGGTTCCCAGATCAGGCGCGTCGAGGGCGACCATTCGACGCCGGAGACGCAGGCGATCGCCGGCGGGGACCTGGTCGCGTCGGTCGAGGGCATCGACGTGAGTGGCCACCAGGGCAACGTCGACTGGGCGGGTTACTGGGGCCAGGGGAAGCGCTTCGCCTACGTCAAGGCGACCGAGGGCACCTACTACACCAACCCGTACTTCGCCCAGCAGTACAACGGTTCCTACAACATCGGCATGATCCGCGGCGCCTACCACTTCGCCACCCCGGACAACGCTTCCGGCGCCACGCAGGCCAACTACTTCGTCGACCACGGCGGAGGCTGGTCCGGGGACGGCAAGACGCTGCCGGGCGCGGTCGACATGGAGTACAACCCGTACGGCTCCACCTGTTACGGCCTGTCGAAGGGGGCGATGACCGGGTGGATCAAGGACTTCAGTGACACCTACCACGCCCGCACTGGGCGCTACCCGGTGATCTACACCAGCACCAGCTGGTGGAGCCAGTGCGTCGACGGGGCGTTCGCCACGACCAACCCGCTGTGGGTGGCGCGGTACTCCTCGAGCGTGGGCGCGCTGCCGTACAACTGGGGGTTCCACACGTTCTGGCAGTACACCTCCAGTCCGATCGACCAGAACACCTTCAACGGCGCCTACGACCGGCTGCAGGTTCTGGCTACCGCCCGCGACTGA
- a CDS encoding helix-turn-helix domain-containing protein → MNLAALGRRIQAARTDRGMTLQALADRSAVSVSMLSAVERGAKAPTVVVLDRIADGLGLPLTDLLTEPVRMVVRRAADQDVVDEPGGWRRTILTPVVPGVNFEWIRSTLPPGCEAGTYPPYAAGSHEFLYVQQGLLTLTIDEQTLELGEGDSLYLAADVTLSYANRAATPCTYYVAALIMRPRRPGLGRRSRG, encoded by the coding sequence ATGAACCTCGCCGCACTGGGCCGACGCATTCAGGCCGCACGGACGGACCGCGGGATGACCCTGCAGGCGCTGGCCGACCGGTCCGCGGTGAGCGTCAGCATGCTGTCCGCGGTGGAGCGTGGCGCGAAGGCGCCGACGGTGGTGGTGCTCGACCGCATCGCGGACGGGCTCGGGCTGCCGCTGACGGACCTGCTCACCGAGCCGGTGCGGATGGTGGTCCGCCGGGCCGCGGACCAAGACGTGGTCGACGAACCGGGCGGGTGGCGGCGGACCATCCTCACGCCCGTCGTGCCCGGCGTGAACTTCGAGTGGATCCGGTCGACGTTGCCGCCCGGTTGCGAGGCCGGCACCTACCCGCCCTACGCGGCGGGTTCGCACGAGTTCCTGTACGTGCAGCAGGGCCTGCTCACCCTCACGATCGATGAGCAGACCCTGGAACTGGGCGAGGGTGACTCGCTCTACCTCGCGGCGGACGTCACCCTCTCCTACGCCAACCGCGCCGCGACGCCCTGCACGTACTACGTCGCGGCGCTGATCATGCGGCCGAGGCGCCCCGGCCTCGGCCGCCGATCCCGCGGTTAG
- a CDS encoding GNAT family N-acetyltransferase has protein sequence MVDSPIVKSVVSADLPSIAEIYAGYVRGSTATFELDPPDLAEWTRRCTAVTDAGLPFLVAELDGRVAGYAYCSPWKPRPAYRHTAENSIYLAPWATGRGVGGVLLDALLDSCREVGLREVIAVIADPERNPASPALHRRRGFADIGVLRNVGYKHDRWLDTLLLQKSLAG, from the coding sequence GTGGTTGATTCTCCTATCGTGAAATCGGTGGTGTCGGCCGATCTGCCGTCGATCGCCGAGATCTACGCCGGTTACGTGCGCGGCAGCACCGCGACGTTCGAACTGGACCCCCCGGACCTGGCCGAATGGACCCGCCGCTGCACCGCCGTGACGGACGCCGGCCTGCCGTTCCTGGTGGCCGAGCTGGACGGCCGCGTCGCCGGGTACGCGTACTGCTCGCCGTGGAAGCCACGCCCGGCCTACCGGCACACCGCGGAGAACTCGATCTACCTCGCGCCGTGGGCGACCGGCCGTGGTGTGGGCGGCGTACTGCTGGACGCGCTCCTGGACAGCTGCCGGGAAGTCGGCCTGCGCGAGGTGATCGCGGTGATCGCCGACCCGGAGCGCAACCCCGCCTCCCCCGCGCTGCACCGCCGCCGCGGCTTCGCCGACATCGGGGTGCTGCGCAACGTCGGCTACAAGCACGACCGCTGGCTGGACACGCTGCTGCTCCAGAAGAGCCTCGCCGGCTAG